In Arachis hypogaea cultivar Tifrunner chromosome 17, arahy.Tifrunner.gnm2.J5K5, whole genome shotgun sequence, a single window of DNA contains:
- the LOC112767235 gene encoding uncharacterized protein — protein MHEYKDGLNKFLDFTFEHRSLGGRQIKCPCSVCGFGKWQTREKVFEHLIVKPFPENYKVWYWHGEEAVGVGSQAHQTSQIVQDDSTSQHPMVTKLNDVFGVAGPDLNEDGDGDEDNIEDAENEEHNGENVEFYKLLEDDNEQLYEGCTKYSKLSFLISLYHIKCLYRISDKPMIEILKLIKHAFGNAKISNTFYEAKKIINKLGLNYTKIPACPNDCMLYWGEEEDLQECKRCKTSKWSDAKKQKPAKILRYFPLKQRLQRLFMCSKTAQSMRWHASAEKKDSKRRHPRDSEAWKTFDLLHDKFAEDPRNVRLGLAADGFNSFGALRTNYSIWPVVLIPYNRPPRECMKPTSLFLSMIIPGEKIPGNNIDVYLQPLIKELKELWHDGVQTLDRFKNEMFTL, from the coding sequence ATGCACGAGTATAAAGATGGTCTAAACAAGTTTTTGGATTTCACTTTTGAGCATCGATCTCTTGGGGGTCGTCAGATTAAATGCCCTTGTTCGGTGTGTGGTTTTGGCAAGTGGCAAACAAGAGAGAAAGTTTTTGAACATTTAATAGTCAAGCCATTTCCAGAAAACTACAAAGTTTGGTATTGGCATGGTGAAGAAGCAGTTGGAGTTGGGTCACAAGCTCATCAAACTAGTCAAATTGTACAAGATGATTCGACATCTCAACATCCAATGGTAACAAAGCTCAATGACGTATTTGGAGTTGCTGGACCTGACTTGAATGAAGATGGAGATGGAGATGAAGACAACATAGAAGATGCAGAAAATGAAGAGCACAATGGAGAAAATGTAGAATTTTACAAGTTGTTGGAAGACGATAATGAGCAATTGTATGAAGGTTGCACAAAGTATTCAAAACTGTCTTTCTTGATTAGTTTGTATCACATAAAGTGCTTATACAGAATAAGCGACAAACCCATGATCGAAATCCTCAAGTTAATAAAACATGCTTTTGGAAATGCGAAGATTTCAAATACATTCTATGAGGCCAAGAAAATCATAAACAAACTAGGGCTTAATTATACCAAGATACCTGCTTGCCCTAATGACTGCATGTTATATTGGGGGGAGGAAGAAGATTTGCAAGAATGCAAAAGATGCAAGACATCTAAATGGAGCGATGCCAAAAAGCAGAAACCGGCAAAGATCTTGCGATACTTTCCACTAAAACAAAGACTTCAACGATTATTCATGTGTTCTAAAACTGCACAATCAATGCGATGGCATGCTTCGGCAGAAAAGAAAGATTCGAAGAGGAGGCATCCGCGGGATTCTGAAGCTTGGAAGACATTCGATTTACTTCATGATAAGTTTGCCGAAGATCCTCGAAATGTACGTCTTGGTCTTGCAGCTGATGGATTCAACTCTTTTGGAGCTTTACGTACAAACTATAGCATTTGGCCAGTGGTGCTTATTCCTTACAACCGACCTCCACGAGAGTGCATGAAGCCAACATCACTTTTCTTGTCAATGATTATTCCCGGAGAGAAAATACCGGGAAACAACATAGACGTATACTTACAACCTCTTATCAAGGAGTTAAAAGAGTTGTGGCATGATGGTGTTCAAACATTAGATAGGTTCAAGAATGAAATGTTTACATTATGA